One window of Nocardia sp. NBC_00508 genomic DNA carries:
- a CDS encoding DUF1707 SHOCT-like domain-containing protein, with amino-acid sequence MGDRELRVSDAEREHVGQLLQRAVGLGMLSLGEFTERMDTALAAKTRGELNAVLIDLPGVRLIGQPAAPPSTFVNSSPAFVKPAPPVPGPNTAGNVIRARMSAVNRRGPWQVAPTLYLNNWMSGVTLDFTEAIMSTQVVEVRVDDFLGSVTLIVPAEATVDLNPLELIGSSVQNKVRTGPPHGPLHLVVHGRMRWGSVTAKHPFMAQWRRLMGR; translated from the coding sequence GTGGGCGACCGGGAACTGCGGGTGTCGGACGCGGAGCGCGAACACGTCGGACAGCTCTTGCAGCGCGCGGTCGGCCTGGGCATGCTCTCGCTCGGCGAGTTCACCGAACGGATGGACACCGCGCTGGCGGCGAAGACACGCGGGGAGCTGAACGCCGTGCTCATCGACCTGCCCGGCGTCCGCCTGATCGGTCAGCCCGCCGCGCCGCCGTCGACCTTCGTGAACTCCTCGCCTGCCTTCGTCAAGCCGGCCCCGCCGGTTCCCGGCCCGAATACCGCGGGCAACGTGATCCGAGCGCGGATGTCCGCGGTGAATCGCCGCGGCCCGTGGCAGGTGGCGCCCACGCTGTATCTGAACAACTGGATGTCCGGGGTGACCCTGGACTTCACCGAGGCGATCATGTCGACTCAGGTGGTCGAGGTGCGCGTCGACGACTTCTTGGGTTCGGTCACGCTGATCGTGCCCGCCGAGGCCACCGTCGACCTGAACCCGCTGGAACTCATCGGTTCGAGCGTGCAAAACAAGGTCCGCACCGGACCGCCGCACGGCCCGCTGCACCTGGTGGTGCACGGCCGGATGCGGTGGGGATCGGTCACCGCCAAACATCCGTTCATGGCGCAGTGGCGCCGGTTGATGGGACGGTGA
- a CDS encoding response regulator transcription factor: protein MTDQPAETISVMVVDDHPMWRDGVSRDLTEAGLHVTATADGVSAATRRAAAVRPDVVLMDMQFPDGNGAQATAEVLRVSPRSRVLVLSASAERDDVLDAIKAGASGYLVKSASAAELIDAVRATAAGQAVFTPGLAGLVLGEYRRMATAPAQPHEPHRPALTERETEVLRMVAKGLSAKQIAARLGLSHRTVENHVQATLRKLQLANRVELTRYAIEQGLE from the coding sequence ATGACGGACCAGCCGGCCGAGACCATTTCGGTGATGGTGGTGGACGATCACCCGATGTGGCGGGACGGTGTCTCCCGCGATCTCACCGAAGCCGGATTACACGTGACGGCCACGGCCGACGGCGTGAGCGCGGCAACCAGGCGAGCCGCGGCGGTGCGACCGGACGTGGTGCTGATGGACATGCAGTTCCCCGACGGCAACGGGGCCCAGGCCACCGCCGAGGTGTTGCGCGTTTCGCCGCGCAGCCGGGTGCTGGTGCTCTCGGCGTCGGCCGAGCGCGACGACGTGCTGGACGCGATCAAGGCCGGGGCCTCGGGATATCTGGTCAAGAGCGCGTCGGCGGCGGAGCTGATCGACGCCGTTCGCGCCACCGCCGCCGGTCAGGCAGTATTCACGCCCGGACTGGCGGGGCTGGTGCTCGGCGAGTACCGGCGCATGGCGACCGCGCCCGCGCAGCCACACGAGCCGCACCGTCCCGCCCTCACCGAGCGGGAGACCGAGGTGCTGCGGATGGTGGCGAAGGGGCTGTCCGCCAAGCAGATCGCGGCGCGGCTGGGCCTGAGCCATCGCACGGTGGAGAACCATGTGCAGGCCACGCTGCGCAAACTGCAGTTGGCCAACCGGGTCGAATTGACTCGCTACGCCATTGAACAGGGGCTCGAGTAG
- the macS gene encoding MacS family sensor histidine kinase yields the protein MARRTPELRSADVATTPLWRAAQALRLVTLLYAVGQQIASVPYYTNQRLSWVLIALMAVWSGASAIMLSQWQFPGVARLRTWVVIGDHVVVIGLMAATRLVADYGWYHGHQTLPTTLWATNAVIGAAILRGPIAGVLSGALIAAVSLTVRDQWGEDVWADATVPVLVSVGLALGLAANTATRAQDQLERAVRLTASAEERERLSREVHDGVLQVLSYIKRRGHEIGGRTEELAQRAGEQEVALRVLISEQAEHRDEGGAEVDLRPLLTAHSTPKVSVSTPGDPVQVGRWVANEVAAAVATALSNVELHAGPDAKAYVLLEDTGDELVISVRDDGVGIPPGRLAEAEAEGRMGVSRSIVGRIAALGGSTDLLTEIDGGVGFGTEWEFRVPR from the coding sequence ATGGCGCGGCGCACACCTGAGCTGCGCTCGGCCGACGTGGCGACCACGCCGCTGTGGCGCGCCGCCCAGGCTCTGCGGCTGGTCACGCTGCTGTACGCGGTCGGTCAGCAGATCGCCTCGGTGCCCTACTACACCAACCAGCGGTTGAGCTGGGTGCTCATCGCGCTGATGGCCGTGTGGTCGGGGGCATCGGCGATCATGTTGTCGCAGTGGCAGTTCCCCGGCGTCGCCCGGTTGCGTACCTGGGTGGTGATCGGCGATCACGTGGTGGTGATCGGGCTGATGGCCGCCACCAGGCTGGTCGCCGACTACGGCTGGTACCACGGACACCAGACGCTGCCGACCACGCTGTGGGCTACCAACGCCGTGATCGGTGCGGCGATTCTGCGCGGACCGATCGCGGGCGTGCTGTCGGGTGCGTTGATCGCCGCGGTGTCGCTGACCGTGCGCGATCAGTGGGGCGAGGACGTGTGGGCGGATGCGACGGTGCCGGTGCTCGTCTCGGTGGGGCTGGCCTTGGGGCTGGCCGCAAACACCGCGACCCGCGCACAAGATCAACTGGAGCGCGCGGTCCGCCTGACCGCGTCCGCCGAAGAGCGCGAACGTCTTTCCCGTGAGGTGCACGACGGCGTGTTGCAGGTGCTCAGCTACATCAAGCGCCGTGGTCACGAGATCGGCGGCCGCACGGAGGAACTGGCGCAGCGCGCCGGCGAGCAGGAGGTCGCGCTGCGGGTGTTGATCTCCGAGCAGGCCGAGCACCGCGACGAAGGCGGAGCCGAGGTGGACCTGCGGCCGCTGCTGACCGCGCACTCCACGCCGAAGGTGTCGGTGTCGACCCCGGGTGATCCGGTGCAGGTCGGGCGCTGGGTAGCGAACGAGGTCGCGGCCGCCGTGGCCACGGCGCTGTCCAATGTGGAGCTGCACGCCGGTCCGGATGCGAAAGCCTACGTGCTGCTGGAGGACACCGGCGACGAACTGGTGATAAGTGTGCGCGACGACGGCGTCGGCATCCCGCCGGGCCGGTTGGCCGAGGCGGAAGCCGAAGGGCGGATGGGGGTGTCGCGGTCGATCGTCGGGCGGATCGCGGCGCTCGGCGGCAGCACGGACCTGCTCACCGAGATCGATGGTGGCGTCGGCTTCGGCACCGAATGGGAATTCCGGGTGCCGAGATGA
- a CDS encoding AI-2E family transporter, translating to MTDPKSSPARKIGLSRPAADTVHPVVRVAAEWGWRLLVLFALVIAFTAIVQKLATVVIPLAIALLAAALLAPLVDWMQRLGVPRAVGVFVALAGSLGVVAGIMTFVVEQFVAGVPQLSDKFTDSIHQIQDWLINGRLHLSNEQIRSAGDAIVKAIQSNQASLTSGALTTATVIGELLTGAFLTLFILIFFLYGGDQIWEFVTRIVPTEHRERVRTAGQLGFGTLVGFVRATVVVAAVDAIGIGAGLAILGVPLALPLASLVFIGAFIPIIGAFLAGFIAVFIALVTQGLVTALIVLGIIIAVMQLEGHVLQPLLLGRAVSIHPLAVVLAITAGVVIGGIAGGLLAVPFVAVMNTAIRSLLEGPEELFEELQTGDDHRGLYSAEPDRPEPGRFDVAATLVEAAHRQAAERKAAEQETAGPTGTERKAARQKPESEERTESDDGAAHT from the coding sequence GTGACCGACCCGAAGTCAAGTCCAGCGCGGAAAATCGGCCTGTCGCGGCCTGCGGCGGACACAGTGCACCCGGTCGTGCGCGTCGCGGCGGAGTGGGGCTGGCGGCTGCTGGTGCTGTTCGCGCTGGTCATCGCGTTCACGGCGATCGTGCAGAAATTGGCCACGGTGGTCATTCCGCTCGCCATCGCGCTGCTCGCGGCGGCCCTGCTCGCGCCGCTGGTGGACTGGATGCAGCGGCTCGGCGTGCCGCGGGCGGTCGGTGTCTTCGTCGCGCTGGCCGGGTCCCTCGGTGTGGTCGCGGGCATCATGACGTTCGTCGTCGAGCAGTTCGTCGCCGGTGTGCCGCAGTTGTCCGACAAATTCACCGACAGCATCCATCAGATCCAGGATTGGCTGATCAACGGACGGCTGCATCTGAGCAACGAGCAGATCCGCAGCGCGGGCGACGCCATCGTCAAGGCCATCCAGTCCAATCAGGCCAGCCTGACCAGCGGGGCGCTCACCACCGCGACCGTGATCGGCGAGCTGCTCACCGGCGCCTTCCTGACCTTGTTCATCCTGATCTTCTTCCTCTACGGCGGGGACCAGATCTGGGAGTTCGTCACCAGGATCGTGCCGACGGAGCACCGCGAGCGGGTGCGTACCGCAGGGCAACTCGGATTCGGCACGCTGGTCGGGTTCGTCCGCGCCACCGTGGTGGTCGCCGCGGTGGACGCCATCGGCATCGGCGCCGGATTGGCGATTCTCGGCGTGCCGCTGGCGCTTCCGCTTGCCTCGCTGGTGTTCATCGGCGCGTTCATCCCGATCATCGGCGCGTTTCTCGCCGGATTCATCGCGGTGTTCATCGCGCTGGTGACCCAGGGGCTGGTGACGGCCTTGATCGTGCTCGGCATCATCATCGCGGTGATGCAGCTCGAGGGCCATGTGCTGCAACCTCTGCTGCTCGGCCGGGCGGTCAGCATTCATCCCCTCGCCGTCGTGCTGGCCATCACCGCGGGCGTGGTGATCGGCGGCATAGCCGGGGGTCTGCTCGCGGTACCGTTCGTCGCGGTGATGAATACCGCGATCCGGTCGCTGCTCGAAGGCCCCGAGGAGCTGTTCGAGGAGCTACAGACCGGCGATGACCATCGCGGGCTGTATTCGGCCGAACCGGATCGACCCGAGCCCGGCCGGTTCGACGTGGCGGCGACGCTGGTCGAGGCGGCGCACCGGCAGGCGGCGGAGCGGAAAGCGGCCGAGCAGGAGACGGCGGGACCGACGGGCACCGAGCGGAAAGCTGCGCGGCAGAAGCCGGAATCCGAGGAGAGAACGGAATCCGATGATGGCGCGGCGCACACCTGA
- a CDS encoding adenylate/guanylate cyclase domain-containing protein, with amino-acid sequence MRTRWPLYLTSMLLANAFGAVLVWAFIQYGLPVPEGEPSGVRRTGLLIPALVFLTGGLLSMAASALMLRPVMRWQVRGGPPSRQEQMAALHAPLRQAILHLALWLIGGAVLAALIIRDTPALAGAVIVTECMAATIVFGFTYMLGERILRPVAAQALTEGTFDHTLTPGVGTRMAMTWGMGTFAPTIAIVLLCVTQISSDVKFSAQSLAISILLLCGVVIMQALALSMLTGSSISDPIRQLSQAIDQVQAGARDVQVEVFDGSEIGLLQVGFNRMMGEAAKRRQLQELFGQHVGEDVAQRALDYGTELGGETRFVAVLFVDMVGSTATAAERPPTEVVSLLNEFFRIVVDVIDRHHGFVNKFVGDAALAIFGAPLDRPDAPTAAMAAARELRETLREVPGLDIGIGVSAGLAVAGNIGAANRFEYTVIGDPVNEASRLTELAKERPGRTLASGSALYFAEGSEQDRWETGDEVQLRGRRRKTLLAWPREWDDAPGGTDVETARSLG; translated from the coding sequence ATGCGAACGCGCTGGCCGCTGTACCTGACATCGATGCTGCTGGCGAACGCTTTCGGCGCGGTGCTGGTATGGGCGTTCATCCAGTACGGGCTACCCGTCCCGGAGGGTGAGCCCTCCGGTGTCAGGCGCACCGGCCTGCTGATCCCGGCCCTGGTCTTCCTGACCGGCGGCCTGCTCAGCATGGCCGCTTCCGCCCTGATGTTGCGTCCGGTGATGCGCTGGCAGGTGCGCGGCGGTCCGCCGAGCCGCCAGGAGCAGATGGCCGCGCTGCATGCCCCGCTGCGCCAGGCGATCCTGCATCTCGCGCTGTGGCTGATCGGCGGAGCCGTCCTGGCCGCGCTGATCATCCGGGACACCCCCGCGCTGGCGGGCGCGGTCATCGTCACCGAATGCATGGCCGCGACCATCGTGTTCGGCTTCACCTACATGCTGGGCGAACGCATCCTGCGTCCGGTCGCGGCCCAGGCGTTGACCGAAGGGACCTTCGACCACACCCTCACCCCCGGCGTCGGCACCAGAATGGCGATGACCTGGGGCATGGGCACATTCGCGCCCACTATCGCCATCGTGCTGCTGTGTGTCACCCAGATCTCCTCGGATGTGAAGTTCTCCGCACAGTCACTGGCCATCTCCATCCTGCTGCTGTGCGGCGTGGTGATCATGCAGGCTCTCGCGCTGTCCATGCTCACCGGCTCCAGCATTTCCGACCCGATACGCCAGCTCAGCCAGGCGATCGACCAGGTGCAGGCGGGCGCGCGCGACGTCCAGGTGGAGGTCTTCGACGGCAGCGAGATCGGGCTGCTGCAGGTCGGCTTCAACCGGATGATGGGCGAGGCCGCCAAGCGCCGCCAGCTGCAAGAACTGTTCGGCCAGCACGTAGGCGAGGACGTGGCGCAGCGCGCGCTGGACTACGGCACCGAACTCGGCGGCGAGACCCGGTTCGTCGCGGTGCTGTTCGTCGATATGGTCGGCTCGACCGCGACGGCGGCCGAGCGCCCGCCCACCGAGGTAGTGAGCCTGCTCAACGAGTTCTTCCGCATCGTGGTCGACGTGATCGACCGCCACCACGGGTTCGTGAACAAATTCGTCGGCGATGCGGCGCTGGCCATCTTCGGCGCGCCGCTGGACCGCCCGGACGCACCGACCGCAGCCATGGCCGCCGCGCGCGAACTGCGCGAAACCCTGCGGGAAGTGCCCGGTCTCGACATCGGAATCGGCGTTTCGGCGGGTCTCGCCGTCGCCGGGAATATCGGCGCCGCGAACCGTTTCGAATACACGGTGATCGGAGATCCGGTCAACGAGGCGTCCCGGCTCACCGAATTGGCCAAAGAACGGCCCGGCCGGACACTGGCGTCGGGCAGCGCGCTGTATTTCGCCGAGGGAAGCGAGCAGGACCGATGGGAAACCGGCGACGAGGTACAGCTGCGCGGCAGGCGCAGAAAAACGCTGTTGGCCTGGCCACGGGAATGGGACGACGCGCCCGGGGGTACCGACGTCGAAACGGCGCGTTCGTTAGGCTGA
- a CDS encoding lysylphosphatidylglycerol synthase transmembrane domain-containing protein, protein MTANGELAGEPAPPPAADSRRRKLRWLKWVLGAALLALLIAEGVYLWPRLHESWRKLTEIHWGWLAVAIWLQAVSMSGFARVQKQLLNAGGVAVSQRKSVAVVYGATAMSVSLPAGQVFSTAFTYRQTRRWGASPIVASWQLVFSGVVAALGLALLGVGGTLLAGGNVGPFNLILSLAAIVALVWAGNYVSRNPGSLEALLRRQLALVNRLRKRPKDRGANKIADVLDQLESVDLGKRDGVLVAVWALVHRFADVACLGAACYAVGADPRIAGLLLAFAVGKVVGSIPFAPGGIVYVDATLIYGLTVAAGLPAAQAVAAAFVYRVVSFVLVAIVGWIVFLFLFRRPQAEDAEFEKEFEQRRL, encoded by the coding sequence GTGACGGCCAACGGGGAACTGGCAGGAGAACCTGCGCCGCCGCCCGCGGCGGATTCCCGCCGTCGCAAACTCCGGTGGCTGAAATGGGTGCTCGGCGCCGCCCTGCTGGCCTTGCTGATCGCCGAGGGCGTGTATCTCTGGCCGCGCCTGCACGAATCGTGGCGCAAACTCACCGAAATTCACTGGGGCTGGCTCGCGGTCGCGATCTGGCTGCAGGCGGTGTCGATGAGCGGTTTCGCCAGAGTGCAGAAGCAGCTGCTCAACGCGGGCGGGGTCGCGGTGAGTCAGCGGAAATCCGTCGCGGTTGTCTACGGGGCGACCGCGATGTCGGTCAGCCTGCCCGCGGGCCAGGTGTTCTCCACCGCCTTCACCTACCGGCAGACCAGGCGCTGGGGCGCGAGTCCGATCGTCGCCTCCTGGCAGCTGGTGTTCTCCGGTGTGGTCGCGGCGCTGGGACTCGCGCTGCTCGGCGTCGGCGGCACGCTGCTGGCAGGCGGGAACGTCGGCCCATTCAACCTGATCCTTTCGCTGGCCGCCATCGTCGCGCTGGTATGGGCGGGCAATTACGTCTCACGCAATCCCGGTTCGCTCGAAGCGCTGTTGCGGAGACAGCTCGCGCTGGTCAACCGGCTGCGCAAGCGCCCGAAGGACCGAGGCGCGAACAAGATCGCCGACGTGCTCGACCAGCTGGAGTCGGTAGACCTCGGCAAGCGCGACGGCGTTCTGGTCGCGGTGTGGGCGCTGGTCCATCGCTTCGCCGATGTGGCCTGCCTCGGTGCGGCCTGTTACGCGGTCGGCGCCGACCCGCGTATCGCGGGGCTGCTGCTCGCGTTCGCGGTCGGCAAGGTGGTCGGGTCCATCCCGTTCGCGCCCGGCGGCATCGTCTACGTCGACGCGACACTGATCTACGGCCTCACCGTCGCCGCGGGTCTGCCCGCCGCGCAGGCGGTCGCCGCGGCGTTCGTCTACCGGGTGGTGAGCTTCGTCCTGGTCGCCATCGTCGGCTGGATCGTATTCCTGTTCCTGTTCCGGCGACCGCAGGCCGAAGACGCGGAGTTCGAAAAGGAATTCGAGCAACGGCGGCTGTGA
- a CDS encoding DUF3054 domain-containing protein, which translates to MRKLLPLVTDALLVIVFCAIGRRSHDEAVLAGLLRTLWPFATGLAAGWLIVASSRWRRTAGAAEFDGTALWPTGIAVWVSTLVGGMLLRVVSGQGTAVSFVLVAGIVLALFLLGWRAVFKALTRSRLRGRQRL; encoded by the coding sequence GTGAGGAAACTGCTGCCGCTGGTCACGGACGCGCTGCTGGTCATCGTCTTCTGCGCGATCGGAAGGCGCAGCCACGATGAGGCGGTGCTCGCCGGGCTCCTGCGCACCCTCTGGCCGTTCGCCACCGGGCTGGCCGCGGGCTGGCTCATCGTCGCGTCCAGCCGATGGCGGCGCACGGCCGGCGCCGCAGAGTTCGACGGTACTGCCCTGTGGCCCACCGGAATCGCGGTCTGGGTCAGCACACTCGTCGGCGGCATGCTGCTGCGCGTGGTCAGCGGTCAGGGCACGGCGGTCAGTTTCGTGCTGGTCGCAGGCATCGTGCTCGCGCTCTTCCTGCTCGGCTGGCGCGCGGTGTTCAAAGCCCTGACCCGGTCACGGCTCCGGGGTCGCCAGCGCCTGTAA
- a CDS encoding NTF2-like N-terminal transpeptidase domain-containing protein translates to MGVASLALAIGSCGIHEKQNEAEVVVERFTDLLDDQDYAKAADLTSYPTAASATLKQMFTGLQPGKVDYRKTQFIGLDAQSGIFSMDVEWSFGEKKTWNYSLQGTVRKLAIGWRISWEPAVVMPQLAHNRTVRLVRTLPSPAPRVNDIVGEPLMTEQIINVIKLDPAKLPDPVASTNALATAIEPVAPLITGPALMQQLATSQGKPIVAVNLREGDFAILEPRMAPIPGVVMEKQPRLISADRRVWSPMLDALRKVQQESQEAHSGWGVQLFEQDGRFITQLAGQQGPPGPDIAGTMDQRLQRAAEDAVVSVGTPASIVAIQPSSGAVVAVAQNSYASEHGPVAFTGLYPVGGAMELFRMVAASAKGKAPQEVSVQDAAEAATALGVGIDFKVPGLDEVTGRLTIAGRSAEQVVQGAGSDAVLASPFGMAIAAATIARGAVPPPMVEVARPSTTDAQLAPLKPETTDRLRGMLRDATNAPELASVRRYRDVNAFAAIAGRDGWLIGAMGDLVFAVHIKDVDSRDATPRMAARMLQALATPEP, encoded by the coding sequence ATGGGGGTGGCATCGCTCGCACTCGCGATCGGGTCGTGTGGGATACACGAGAAGCAGAATGAAGCCGAGGTAGTCGTAGAGCGCTTCACGGATCTGCTCGACGATCAGGACTACGCCAAGGCGGCGGACCTGACGTCGTACCCCACTGCGGCTTCGGCAACTTTGAAGCAAATGTTCACCGGACTCCAGCCCGGCAAGGTCGACTACCGCAAGACCCAGTTCATCGGTCTGGACGCGCAATCCGGGATCTTCAGCATGGACGTCGAGTGGAGCTTCGGCGAGAAGAAGACCTGGAACTACAGCCTGCAGGGCACCGTGCGCAAGCTGGCCATCGGCTGGCGGATCTCCTGGGAGCCCGCGGTGGTGATGCCGCAGCTGGCGCACAACCGGACGGTCCGGTTGGTGCGGACCCTGCCGTCGCCGGCCCCGCGGGTCAACGACATCGTCGGTGAGCCGTTGATGACCGAGCAGATCATCAACGTCATCAAGCTCGATCCAGCGAAGTTGCCCGACCCGGTCGCCTCGACCAACGCACTGGCGACGGCCATCGAGCCGGTCGCACCCCTGATCACCGGGCCGGCGCTGATGCAGCAGCTGGCCACCTCGCAAGGCAAGCCGATCGTCGCGGTGAACTTGCGCGAGGGTGATTTCGCCATCCTGGAACCGCGGATGGCGCCGATTCCCGGCGTGGTGATGGAGAAGCAGCCGCGGCTGATCTCCGCCGACCGCAGGGTCTGGTCACCGATGCTGGACGCGTTGCGCAAGGTGCAGCAGGAAAGCCAGGAGGCGCACTCCGGGTGGGGTGTCCAGCTTTTCGAGCAGGACGGCCGGTTCATCACACAGCTCGCCGGGCAGCAGGGCCCGCCGGGACCGGACATCGCGGGCACCATGGACCAGCGCTTGCAGCGTGCCGCCGAGGACGCGGTGGTCAGCGTGGGCACACCCGCCTCGATCGTGGCGATCCAGCCGTCCAGCGGCGCGGTGGTCGCGGTCGCGCAGAACAGCTACGCCAGCGAGCATGGACCGGTGGCGTTCACCGGGTTGTATCCGGTAGGCGGCGCCATGGAGCTTTTCCGCATGGTCGCCGCATCGGCCAAAGGGAAGGCGCCGCAGGAGGTCTCGGTGCAGGACGCGGCCGAGGCGGCGACCGCCCTCGGCGTCGGCATCGACTTCAAGGTGCCCGGCTTGGACGAGGTGACCGGCCGGCTGACCATCGCGGGCCGTAGCGCCGAGCAGGTGGTCCAGGGCGCTGGTTCGGACGCGGTGCTGGCCAGCCCGTTCGGCATGGCGATCGCCGCGGCCACGATCGCGCGCGGCGCGGTGCCGCCGCCGATGGTCGAGGTTGCTCGACCGAGCACCACCGACGCCCAGCTCGCTCCGCTGAAGCCCGAGACCACCGATCGGCTGCGTGGCATGCTGCGCGACGCGACGAATGCGCCGGAACTGGCGAGCGTGCGACGCTACCGGGACGTCAACGCCTTCGCCGCGATCGCCGGGCGAGACGGATGGCTGATCGGGGCGATGGGCGATCTGGTCTTCGCTGTCCACATCAAAGACGTGGACAGCAGGGACGCGACCCCACGAATGGCGGCCAGGATGTTACAGGCGCTGGCGACCCCGGAGCCGTGA
- the aroQ gene encoding type II 3-dehydroquinate dehydratase, whose product MAVTADATPGPILVLNGPNLNMLGTRQPEVYGAATLDDVVELCQRTAAKFDREIVAFQSNSEGALIDRIHQARGVESGIVINPGGLTHTSVALRDALVIPELPIVEVHISNVHAREEFRHHSYISPIATAVVAGMGIQGYAAAIEFLARPV is encoded by the coding sequence ATGGCTGTGACCGCCGACGCGACGCCGGGCCCGATCCTCGTGCTCAACGGCCCGAATCTGAACATGCTCGGCACCCGGCAACCGGAGGTGTACGGGGCGGCGACGTTGGACGACGTCGTGGAACTGTGCCAGCGAACCGCAGCGAAGTTCGACCGCGAGATCGTCGCCTTCCAGTCCAACTCCGAGGGCGCGCTCATCGATCGCATCCATCAGGCGCGGGGCGTCGAGTCGGGCATCGTGATCAATCCCGGCGGACTCACCCATACCTCGGTGGCACTACGGGACGCGCTGGTGATTCCGGAACTCCCCATCGTCGAGGTGCACATCAGCAATGTGCACGCACGTGAGGAGTTCCGGCACCACTCGTACATCTCCCCGATCGCCACCGCCGTGGTCGCGGGAATGGGAATCCAGGGCTACGCCGCCGCCATCGAATTCCTGGCCCGCCCGGTCTGA
- a CDS encoding nitroreductase family deazaflavin-dependent oxidoreductase produces the protein MDYSTRYIGPAGLDPFFNRIVNLLPELGISVMGSRLLAVRGRKSGEWRTTMVNLLVREDGERFLVAPRGHTQWVRNLRAAGGGELRLGRKVEAFTATEVADADKVPVLRLYLQKWGWEVGRFFEGVTKDATDAELSAIAPGFPVFQLAE, from the coding sequence ATGGACTACAGCACCCGCTACATCGGCCCGGCCGGACTGGATCCGTTCTTCAACCGGATCGTCAATCTGCTGCCCGAGCTGGGGATCAGCGTGATGGGATCGCGGCTGCTCGCGGTGCGTGGACGCAAGAGCGGTGAGTGGCGGACCACGATGGTCAATCTGCTGGTGCGCGAGGACGGTGAGCGTTTTCTCGTGGCGCCGCGCGGACATACGCAATGGGTGCGTAACCTGCGGGCGGCGGGCGGGGGCGAGCTGCGGCTGGGTCGCAAGGTCGAGGCGTTCACCGCCACTGAGGTGGCCGACGCCGATAAGGTGCCGGTGCTACGGCTCTACTTGCAGAAGTGGGGCTGGGAGGTCGGCAGGTTCTTCGAGGGCGTGACGAAAGACGCCACTGATGCCGAACTCTCCGCCATCGCACCCGGGTTTCCGGTCTTCCAGCTCGCCGAATGA
- a CDS encoding winged helix-turn-helix transcriptional regulator, with product MSSDADHDVCGMTVAIDVVGGKWKLHLMWVLGAGPQRFGQIRRLLTGVSEKVLAENLRQLEAGGVVHREVYPEVPPRVEYSLTPLGKELAVALRPLEEWGDRHRHELAANLLASAS from the coding sequence ATGAGCAGTGACGCAGATCACGATGTGTGTGGCATGACGGTCGCCATCGACGTCGTCGGCGGCAAGTGGAAACTGCACCTGATGTGGGTGCTCGGGGCCGGCCCGCAGCGCTTCGGCCAGATTCGCCGGCTGCTCACCGGGGTCAGCGAGAAGGTGCTCGCCGAGAACCTGCGCCAGCTCGAAGCCGGTGGCGTGGTGCACCGCGAGGTCTATCCGGAAGTCCCGCCGCGGGTCGAATATTCGCTCACCCCGCTCGGTAAGGAACTCGCCGTGGCCCTGCGCCCGCTCGAGGAGTGGGGCGACCGGCACCGGCACGAACTGGCCGCGAACCTGTTGGCGTCCGCGAGTTAA